A stretch of DNA from Pseudokineococcus lusitanus:
CGCGCGGACCTGCGCGGGCGAGCTGAGCGGCGAGCTGCGGCGCACGCTCGCCGAGGCCCGGGCGGGGGCGTCGCTCGTCCAGGCGCTGCAGGGCATGGCCGACCGCACGAGCCTGCCCGGCCTGGCGCGCTTCGTCGACGGGGTCGCCGTGGCCGTCGAGCGCGGCACGCCGCTCGCCGAGGTGCTCCGCGCGCAGGCGCAGGACGCCCGTGACGAGGGCCGCCGGGCGCTCATGGAACGGGGCGGCAAGCAGGAGGTGGCGATGATGGTGCCCGTCGTCTTCCTCGTGCTGCCGGTCACCGTCGTCTTCGCCGTCTACCCCGGGCTCGCCGTCCTGAGGCTCGGCCTGTGACCCGCCGACCGACCCGGCCCCGGCACGTGCGCCTCCGGGCCCGCCGGCGCCGCCCGACCTGCACCGGACGTCCGACACGACGAGGGGACCGCCATGAGCACGACGACCACGCGAGGGACCGCACGAGCCGCGCGACGGGGGAGGAGGGGCGCCGCGGCGGCCGCCGCGCTGCCGGGCCGGGCGGTGGGACGGTGCCGGGCCGTCCTCCGGGGCGACCGCGGGGACGTGCCGGGCTGGGTGATGGTGACCCTCATGACGGCGGGGCTCGTCGTCGCGCTGTGGGCGGTGGCGGGGCCCCGCCTGGCCCAGGTGTTCAACGCGGCGATGGACCGGGTCCTCGCCGGCGGCTGAGCGTCCGCCCGTCGGCGGACGGCGGCAGCGCCGTCGTCGAGTTCGCCGTCGTGGCCGGCCTGCTCACCCTGCTGGCGACCGGGGTGCTCCAGCTGGCGGTGGTGCTCCACGTCCGGGCGACGCTCGTCGACTGCGCCTCGGAGGGCGCGCGGCTCGGGGCGCTGGCCGACCGCTCGCCCGCCGACGGCGCCGCCCGCACGCGCGAGCTCGTCACGGCCGCCCTGTCGCCGGCGTACGCCCGTGACGTCACCGCGGACGTCGTCCGGG
This window harbors:
- a CDS encoding TadE family protein, which codes for MSVRPSADGGSAVVEFAVVAGLLTLLATGVLQLAVVLHVRATLVDCASEGARLGALADRSPADGAARTRELVTAALSPAYARDVTADVVRVGGRDVVEVVVRAPLPVAGLLGVGGAVEARGRGLAPVGGAG